One Fulvia fulva chromosome 12, complete sequence genomic region harbors:
- a CDS encoding Major facilitator superfamily transporter mfsA, with protein sequence MELRGRPLNWAITAVAGSGFLLFGYDQGVMSGLLTGQAFTKQFPEIDTTDTGNGSSSLQGTVVAIYEIGCFFGSLFCLFAGERLGRRKCIWFGCVILSVGAALQAAAYGIPQMIVGRIVAGLGNGINSQCGG encoded by the exons ATGGAGCTTCGTGGACGACCGCTCAATTGGGCCATCACGGCTGTGGCTGGGTCAGGGTTTTTGCTGTTTGGATATG ATCAAGGTGTAATGAGCGGCCTGCTCACAGGTCAAGCTTTCACCAAGCAGTTTCCCGAAATTGATACGACCGATACTGGCAATGGCAGCTCCTCACTCCAGGGCACAGTCGTGGCCATCTACGAAATTGGCTGCTTCTTTGGCTCGCTCTTCTGTCTCTTCGCTGGCGAACGACTCGGACGACGGAAGTGTATATGGTTTGGCTGTGTCATCCTCAGTGTAGGAGCTGCGCTCCAAGCAGCAGCCTATGGCATACCTCAGATGATCGTAGGACGTATTGTGGCTGGGCTTGGCAATGGCATCAACAGTCAGTGTGGAGGATAG
- a CDS encoding Polyadenylate-binding protein 2: protein MADTETKREDENLDRQPEEDDVGDEEEIAAMKKRVEEMEAEAAKLREMQANIDSQSESLRESKEDIDARSIFVGNVDYGASPEEIQAHFQSVGSINRVTILLDKFTGHPKGYAYVEFSEPQLVTQALVLNESVFRSRNIKVVPKRTNLPGMNRGGRGGPRGGGGPRGRGGFGGGFGGPPPFMGGRGGGGYGAPFPPRGGGYRGGGRGRARGYNPY, encoded by the exons ATGGCCGACACCGAGACCAAGCGCGAAGATGAGAACCTCGACAGGCAGCCAGAGGAGGACGACGTCGGCGACGAGGAGGAAATAGCAGCGATGAAGAAGCGCGTCGAAGAGATGGAGGCCGAAGCCGCAAAGCTCCGGGAGATGCAGGCGAACATCGATTCGCAGTCGGAGAGCTTACGGGAGAGCAAGGAGGACATCGACGCGCGGAGTATCTTCGTCGGTAATGTCGACTACGGCGCAAGTCCCGAGGAGATCCAGGCACATTTCCAGAGCGTTGGCTCGATCAACCGCGTCACCATCTTGCTGGACAAGTTCACCGGACACCCAAAGGGCTACGCATACGTCGAGTTCTCGGAGCCTCAGCTTGTGACACAAGCTCTCGTCCTCAATGAGAGCGTCTTCAGAAGTCGCAACATCAAG GTCGTGCCAAAACGGACGAACCTGCCCGGCATGAACAGAGGCGGCCGAGGAGGTCCTCGTGGCGGAGGTGGTCCTCGCGGCAGAGGTGGATTTGGAGGAGGCTTCGGTGGACCACCACCATTCATGGGTGGTCGCGGAGGCGGAGGCTATGGCGCGCCATTTCCACCACGTGGTGGGGGCTACCGTGGAGGAGGCCGAGGCCGCGCACGTGGCTACAACCCTTACTAG
- a CDS encoding Class III chitinase, whose protein sequence is MNFTQSLGARASAAVLYAHHAAAQRFSNAQNLAVYWGQNSYGAASGGLEQMNISTYCQNANIDIIPMGFVVNITTSPGGQPQINFANQGYQCGIFPGTNLWNCPTYTAEINQCQQAYGKTILLSIGGATYHERGFPSKAAAEAYAQLIWNTFGPVNSSSNALRPFGSAVVDGFDLDLEDGNNYFRAFGLKLRALMNANNSKRFYLTAAPQCPYPDANLNPLLNDPNGAVPFDALFVQYYNNVGCDLRAYNIAAGATQRNFNFQTWSNYAKSSASANKNCKVFLGVPGNIGGAQSGSYRTAAQLKPIINYCKSFSNFGGVMVWDASQAYANKPFLADLKTSLKAARTRRRHEGGERHGHGHGRRHWNVERVVKREQME, encoded by the coding sequence ATGAACTTCACACAGTCCCTTGGCGCTCGTGCATCTGCAGCAGTCCTCTACGCTCACCATGCCGCCGCCCAACGCTTTAGCAATGCACAGAACCTGGCCGTCTACTGGGGACAGAACTCCTATGGTGCCGCCTCAGGCGGCCTGGAACAGATGAACATCTCCACCTACTGCCAGAACGCCAACATCGATATCATCCCCATGGGCTTCGTAGTCAACATCACCACCAGCCCCGGCGGCCAACCTCAGATCAACTTCGCCAACCAAGGCTACCAATGCGGCATCTTCCCCGGCACAAACCTCTGGAACTGCCCAACCTACACCGCCGAGATCAACCAATGCCAGCAAGCCTACGGCAAGACAATCCTCCTCTCCATTGGCGGCGCAACCTATCACGAGCGCGGCTTCCCCTCCAAAGCCGCTGCTGAAGCCTACGCCCAACTCATCTGGAACACCTTCGGCCCCGTCAACTCCTCCAGCAACGCTCTCCGCCCCTTCGGCTCCGCCGTAGTAGATGGCTTCGACCTCGACCTCGAAGACGGAAACAACTACTTCCGCGCCTTCGGCCTCAAGCTCCGTGCCCTCATGAACGCCAACAATTCCAAGCGATTCTACCTCACCGCCGCACCACAATGTCCCTATCCAGACGCCAACCTGAACCCCCTCCTCAACGACCCCAACGGCGCCGTCCCCTTCGACGCGCTCTTCGTCCAGTACTACAATAACGTAGGCTGTGACCTCCGCGCATATAACATCGCCGCAGGCGCCACGCAGAGGAACTTCAACTTCCAAACCTGGTCCAACTACGCCAAATCGTCCGCCTCGGCTAACAAGAACTGCAAGGTATTCCTAGGTGTTCCAGGCAACATCGGCGGAGCCCAGAGTGGAAGCTATAGGACTGCGGCGCAGCTGAAGCCGATTATTAATTACTGCAAGAGTTTCAGTAATTTTGGGGGCGTAATGGTGTGGGATGCGAGTCAGGCGTATGCGAATAAGCCGTTTTTGGCGGATCTGAAGACGAGCCTTAAGGCGGCGAGGACGAGGAGGAGGCATGAGGGTGGGGAGAGGCATGGGCATGGGCATGGAAGGAGGCATTGGAATGTGGAGAGGGTTGTTAAGAGGGAGCAGATGGAGTAG
- a CDS encoding 3-oxoacyl-[acyl-carrier-protein] reductase FabG, whose translation MAALGRLANKTAIITGAASGIGRAIAFAYHKEGAKVVCADLREKTKYTGSREEERTTHDSIRDMGGKAIFQEVDVCKPASVQKLVEAAVKEYGRLDVMVNNAGVSLEAHAGFKPVWELDEDIWQGTQDVNSTGVFLGVKYAVQQMLKQQAHASGDRGWIINTSSILGYVGAEHTAAYCASKGAVLNFTRAAALDCAPHRIHVNGVAPGYTESSMTGPIWRDEKAYREKLAMHPFGGRLGQPDDLAKACVFLASEDAQWVTGHTLPVEGGYLAK comes from the exons ATGGCAGCCCTCGGCCGACTCGCCAACAAGACCGCCATCATAACAGGCGCAGCATCAGGCATCGGTCGTGCCATAGCTTTCGCATACCACAAAGAAGGCGCAAAAGTAGTATGTGCTGACCTTCGCGAGAAGACAAAGTATACCGGTAGCCGAGAGGAAGAACGAACGACTCACGATAGTATCCGTGATATGGGCGGGAAAGCGATCTTCCAGGAAGTCGACGTGTGTAAGCCGGCTTCGGTGCAGAAATTGGTGGAGGCAGCTGTAAAGGAGTATGGTCGGTTGGATGTGATG GTCAACAACGCCGGCGTATCGCTCGAAGCACACGCAGGCTTCAAGCCAGTCTGGGAGCTCGACGAAGACATCTGGCAAGGAACACAAGACGTCAACTCCACCGGCGTCTTCCTTGGAGTCAAATATGCCGTGCAGCAAATGCTGAAGCAGCAAGCCCACGCAAGCGGCGACAGAGGCTGGATCATCAACACGTCCTCCATCCTAGGCTATGTCGGTGCAGAACATACTGCGGCATATTGTGCTTCGAAGGGAGCTGTGTTGAACTTCACGCGAGCCGCGGCTTTAGATTGCGCTCCGCATCGTATCCACGTTAATGGGGTTGCGCCAGGGTATACTGAGAGCTCGATGACGGGACCGATCTGGAGAGATGAGAAGGCGTATAGGGAGAAGCTGGCGATGCATCCTTTTGGTGGAAGACTTGGTCAGCCGGATGATCTTGCGAAAGCATGCGTGTTTCTGGCAAGCGAAGATGCCCAGTGGGTGACGGGA CATACGTTGCCGGTCGAAGGAGGGTATCTGGCAAAATGA